One genomic segment of Ricinus communis isolate WT05 ecotype wild-type chromosome 5, ASM1957865v1, whole genome shotgun sequence includes these proteins:
- the LOC8269317 gene encoding bidirectional sugar transporter SWEET4, which produces MVNARTIVGIVGNIISFCLFLSPLPTFYRIIKKKDVEEFQFYPYVATVLNCMLWMFYGLPIVKEDSLLVVTINSIGLVIELVYLGIYCFYDNQNKGRKKVGLCLLGEVGFMAVIIAIAMLAFHKLKYRSLFVGVFCDILNVMMYSSPLLIMKKVIMTKSVEYMPFPLSLAGFLNGACWTAFAIIKLDLFILISNGLGTLAGAFQLIIFFRYYRWCAPKQTDDDDIVKPSEIQLSGANAASRV; this is translated from the exons ATGGTTAATGCTCGTACTATCGTCGGCATTGTCG GCAATATCATCtccttttgtctttttctctCGCCGCT TCCGACGTTCTATCGCATAATAAAGAAGAAGGATGTGGAGGAATTCCAGTTTTACCCTTATGTAGCAACAGTGCTGAATTGCATGTTGTGGATGTTCTACGGTCTCCCAATTGTTAAGGAAGACAGTCTCCTTGTTGTCACCATTAATAGCATTGGCCTTGTTATTGAGTTGGTCTATTTAGGCATTTACTGCTTCTATGATAATCAGAACAAGGGAAGG AAAAAAGTCGGGCTGTGTCTTTTGGGCGAAGTAGGTTTCATGGCCGTCATCATTGCCATCGCCATGCTGGCTTTCCACAAGCTTAAATACAGATCTCTTTTTGTGGGAGTGTTCTGTGATATCTTAAATGTTATGATGTACAGTTCACCACTTCTGATCATG AAAAAGGTTATTATGACAAAGAGTGTGGAATATATGCCATTTCCTCTCTCTTTAGCTGGGTTCTTAAATGGCGCCTGCTGGACAGCTTTTGCCATCATCAAATTGGATCTTTTTATTCTG ATTAGCAATGGTCTTGGAACATTAGCCGGTGCCTTTCAACTCATAATCTTTTTCAGATACTACCGGTGGTGCGCTCCTAAGCAAACAGATGATGACGATATAGTGAAGCCTTCTGAGATCCAGCTTTCTGGTGCAAATGCAGCATCTAGAGTCTGA